One stretch of Chelonia mydas isolate rCheMyd1 chromosome 21, rCheMyd1.pri.v2, whole genome shotgun sequence DNA includes these proteins:
- the SMPD2 gene encoding sphingomyelin phosphodiesterase 2 codes for MDTDPPLQLRVFDLNCWAIRYLSKVRQERIGMIGDTLSQEGFDLALLQEVWSERDYCELKQKLTACYPYSHYFKSGVIGSGFCMFSRYPILDTFLYQYSLNGYPYMLQHGDWFCGKAVGLLIIKICGIIFHVYVTHLLAEYCRDKDAYLPHRVVQAWELAQFIQHTSKGADVVLLGGDLNMHPGDIGIRLLRGWTGLRDSFADADRFEGCEDGYTLVPANCFTVNKELQPFPLGIRIDYILYKGLSRFVVKCDSLVTTTGTAPGKSIPYSDHEAVIATLSVQRREEAKGSSGSAVGPELVDVVNEARAEVRVRLHAAERQRYSNGRMASLALLLLLLQAAMGLSSLAGWDSPQPFPKFSSSLLSLLATVVLLLWMGLYVFHTIEVRVLQGTEEQMRLALQVLQDKLSSM; via the exons ATGGACACTGATCCACCACTACAGCTCCGCGTCTTCGACCTGAATTGCTG GGCGATTCGTTACTTGAGCAAGGTGCGGCAGGAGCGCATTGGGATGATTGGCGACACGCTTAGCCAGGAGGGGTTCGACCTGGCACTCTTACAGGAG GTGTGGAGCGAGAGGGACTATTGTGAGCTGAAACAGAAGCTGACTGCCTGCTACCCCTACTCCCACTACTTCAAAAG TGGGGTGATTGGCAGTGGGTTCTGCATGTTCTCCAGATACCCAATCCTGGACACCTTCCTGTACCAGTACTCCCTGAACGGCTACCCCTACATG CTCCAGCACGGGGACTGGTTCTGCGGCAAGGCCGTGGGGCTCCTCATCATCAAGATCTGTGGGATTATCTTCCATGTGTACGTGACCCAT CTCCTTGCGGAGTACTGCCGGGACAAGGACGCTTACCTCCCCCATCGAGTGGTGCAGGCCTGGGAGCTGGCTCAATTCATACA GCACACCTCGAAGGGAGCGGATGTGGTGCTGCTCGGTGGGGATTTGAACATGCACCCCGGGGACATCGGGATCCGGCTGCTGCGAGGCTGGACAGGGCTGCGGGACTCCTTCGCCGACGCAGATAGGTTCGAG GGCTGCGAGGACGGctacaccctggtcccagccaaCTGCTTCACGGTCAATAAGGAGCTGCAGCCCTTCCCGCTGGGAATCCGCATCGACTACATTCTCTACAAG GGACTGTCTCGCTTTGTGGTGAAGTGTGACAGCCTCGTGACCACCACGGGCACCGCCCCCGGCAAGAGCATTCCCTACTCGGACCACGAAGCCGTCATCGCTACGCTGAGCGTGCAGCGACGAGAGGAGGCCAAGGGCTCGAGTGGCAGCGCAGTCG GGCCGGAGCTGGTGGACGTGGTGAACGAGGCCCGGGCAGAGGTGCGGGTGCGGCTGCACGCGGCCGAGCGCCAGCGCTACTCCAACGGCCGCatggccagcctggccctgctcctgctgctcctgcaggcGGCCATGGGCCTGAGCTCCCTGGCGGGCTGGGACTCCCCGCAGCCCTTCCCCAagttctcctcctccctgctgagTTTGCTGGCCACggtggtgctgctgctctggATGGGGCTGTATGTCTTCCACACCATCGAGGTGAGGGTGCTGCAGGGGACGGAGGAGCAGATGAGGCTGGCGCTCCAGGTGCTGCAGGACAAGCTCAGCTCCATGTAG